The Natrinema pellirubrum DSM 15624 region ACTCCTCGAGGGCCGCCCACGCGCCGACGGCGGCCAGCGCGCCGATCCGGCCCCGGCCGTCGCCGGCGTGCCACGACCGATAGCCGCAGTCGTCGACGAGCGCTACGGCGTCGTCGATCGCGAGGTGATCGCGGATCGCAGCCCGCGAGAATCGGCTCACCGTGTCGGCCACGTCGCCGGGGTCGTGATCCGCGACGACCAGGCCGGGATTCGTGCGTTCGTCGGCGGTTTCGGACAGCGCCTCGAGGCGGTCGCGGGCGACGGCGGCCGCCGTGTCGGGATCGCAGTCGGTGTGGATCGCCAGTGCGGCGTTGCCCCGCGTCTTGTACTCGACGGCGGGGTTGAGCCGGACGAGGAGGATGCGGGCAAGCGCCGCTCCGTGGTCCCGTTGCAGTCGATCCGCGATCGTCGCGGCGAGGTAGGTCGTACACATCCCGCGCTCGCGCGAGTCGGTATCGTCGATCCCGACGACGGTCATCGGCGGCCCTTGGCCGGGCAGCGGGTAACCCCTTTCGGGACGGCGTTGTCGTCGGGGATCGGCACCGGCCGTGGGTCGAACCAACTATATAAGTATATTCCCGGTACGGGTCCGAATCGCGACACGGCACACGGACATATCGGGGAAAACGTCTTATAGGAGGAATCGCTTACAACCCCCTATGTCCCGCTCCGCAATGGTCGGCAACGTGACCGCGATGTTAGAGGACGCGGGATTCGTGGTAAGCGACCGGTGTGCGATCCGGCCGAAGAGCTTCGATATCGCCGCGCGCCGCGGCGAGGATCTGCTGTTGGTCAAGATCCTCGCGAACATCGACGCGTTCAACGAAGCGACCGGCCACGAGATGCGGCGGCTGGGGACCTACCTCCGTGCGACGCCGCTGGTTATCGGCCTGCGGAGTCGCGACGAGGACCTGAAACCCGACGTCACCTACTTCCGACACGGCGTCCCGGTCCTCAGCCCCGACACGGCGTACAACCTCTTCATCGAGGAAGTACCGCCGCTGATCTACGCCGCCCCGGGCGGCCTCTACGTCAACATCGACGGTGACCTGTTGGCCGACGAACGCGAGGACCGCGACTGGAGCCTCGGACAACTCGCCAGCGAACTCGGCGTCTCCCGACGGACCGTCTCGAAGTACGAGGACGGCATGAACGCCTCCGTCGAGGTCGCGCTGGAACTCCAGGACCTCTTCGACGCGCCGCTGACCAGCCCCGTCGACGTCCTCGAGGGGGCCGACGACGTCCACGAGAGTGAAGCGACCCCGGACGACCCCGAGGCGGATCCGGACGACGAACAGGTCGTCGCCGTCTTCACCCGGGCCGGCTACAGCGTCCACCCGACCGCCCGCTCGCCGTTTACCGCGGTCAGCGAGGACGAAGACGACAGCGACGTCGTCCTGACCGGCCACTCCGAGTTCACCAAGGCCGCGGAGAAACGCGCCCGAATCATGAGTTCGATCGGTCACGTGACCCGCACCCGCTCGGTCTACGTCGTCGACCGGGCGAAACAGGACAACGTCGACGGCACCGCTTTGGTCGAACGCGACGAACTCGACGACCTCCGGGACGCCGACGAACTCCGCGACGTCATCCGGGAACGTGCCGACTACGAGGAAGCGGCCTGAGTCGGCCGCCTCCCCCTCTCGACCGCTGTTTTCCGTCAGTTAGTGTCTGTACGGCAGTTCTGAACGCAGTAGCTACGTCGACGAACAACCGGCTGTCGGAGGGGGAGAGACGACCGGAACTCGAGAAAATCGGCTCCCGTTGGTTTCAGGCCGCGCCGCTGCCGTAGGTCTCTTCGAGGTACTCGACGATGTCGTCGCTTTCGTTCATCCCGTCGATCCCGTTGGCCTCGTCGACGATGACCGGGACGCCGGTCTGGCCGCTGACCTTCTCGACTTCCGTTCGCTCGCCGTGGGAGCGGGGCACTTCGATGGTGTCGTACTCGAGGTCGAGTTCGTCGAGTTTCGAGCGGACCTTCGCGCAGTACGGACAGCCGGGGAGTTCGTACATCGTGATGTCTGCCATGGTCGACTAGTGGCCCGGAGGCCGTATCAGCCCACCGGTCGACCGAGCGGTTGCCGGAACCTCGGAGCGGCGAAACGGCGGCTCGCGGGCGAAACACGGATGGCAAACGGGGACGGGACCGTCAGAACGAGAGCATCTCGGCGTCGACGGCGAAGTAGACGGCGAAGTAGGCGACGAAGGCGATCGCGAGTACCCACTGCCCGGTCGAGACGTCGTCGGCCTCGCCCATCGCGCCTTTGACGAGCGGGTAGCTCATGATCCCGGCAGCGAGCCCGTTCGAGATCGACGCGGTCATGGGCATGACCGTGATCGTCAGTCCGCCCGAGATCGCCCACGCGGGATGTTGCCAGTCGATGTCGGTGACGCCTTGCAGCATGATGATCCCGACGACGACCAGCGCCAGATAGGAGGCGTACTGTGGGATCGCGCTGATCAGCGGCACGAGCAGCAGCGACAGGAAAAACAGGCCCCCAACCACGAGCGCGGTGAAGCCGGTCCGGCCACCCTCTTCGACACCGGTCGAGGACTCGATGTAGGTCGTCACCGTCGAGGTCCCGATCATCGCACCGACCGTGGTCCCGATCGCGTCGGCCATCAGCGGCCGCTCGATTTCGGGGAGATCGCCGTTCTCGTCGAGGAAGCCGCCGATCTGGGAGACGCCGATGAGCGTCCCGGCCGTGTCGAAGAAATCGACGAAGAAGAACGTAAACACGACGATCACGAAGACGAGCGGATCGTCGGAGATCATGCCGAGCCCGTCGATGAAGCCGGCGACCAGCGGCGTGAAGTCGTACTGGACGTTCGCGATCAGGCTCAGCAGCCCCTCGTTCGTCATTCGTTCGTAACTCCCGGGCGGCGTCAGCGTCCCCGGCGAGACGACGTCGACGGCCGTCAGTAGCCAGCCGGCGACGGCCGTGGCGATGATCCCGATGACGATCGACCCTCTGATACCGCGAGCGTGTAAGACGAGCATCAGCGCGAGCCCGGCGACCGACAGTGCCGCGACGGCGCTGGTCGCGACGTTCCCCAACGAAACGAGCGTGTCCGGGTTGTCGACGACGAGTTGCATCTCCTGCAGGCCGAGAAAGAGCAGGTAGACGCCGATCCCGGCCCCGACGGCGAACTTGACCGGTTCGGGGAACAGCTCGATGATATAGCGGCGCGCGCCGACCGCGGTCAGGAGGATGAAGACGATCCCCTCGACGAAGACGGCCGCGAGCGCGACCTGCCACGGGACGCCGAGCCCGAGGACGACCGTGTACGCGAAGAAGGCGTTCAGTCCCATCCCGGGCGCGAGGCCGAACGGCCGGTTCGCCCAGAACGCCATCACTAGCATGGCGACCACCGACGAAAGGATCGTCGCGACGGTGATCATCTGCGTGACCTCGCCCGAACTGTAGCCCTCGAGCGAGATCGCCTCGCCGAGGATGACCGGGTTGACGACGATGATGTACGACATCGCCAGGAACGTCGTCAGCCCCGCGATCGATTCCGTCTCGAGGTCGGTCTCGTGGTCGCCGAATCGGAAGTACGCTGCGAGCGAGTCGAGTGCCCCCATATTGGATGCTCGAGCATAACAACAGGGGTTAGTTAAGCGTTCTTGTCCGGATCGACGCGGAATGTGGCCACGTTCGTGCATAGTCACTCGAACCCGCCGGCCCACGGCCGCCGCGAGCGCCGCGGCATCGCGCCGCCTTGGGCAGCGATGTCGGAC contains the following coding sequences:
- a CDS encoding NCS2 family permease, whose translation is MGALDSLAAYFRFGDHETDLETESIAGLTTFLAMSYIIVVNPVILGEAISLEGYSSGEVTQMITVATILSSVVAMLVMAFWANRPFGLAPGMGLNAFFAYTVVLGLGVPWQVALAAVFVEGIVFILLTAVGARRYIIELFPEPVKFAVGAGIGVYLLFLGLQEMQLVVDNPDTLVSLGNVATSAVAALSVAGLALMLVLHARGIRGSIVIGIIATAVAGWLLTAVDVVSPGTLTPPGSYERMTNEGLLSLIANVQYDFTPLVAGFIDGLGMISDDPLVFVIVVFTFFFVDFFDTAGTLIGVSQIGGFLDENGDLPEIERPLMADAIGTTVGAMIGTSTVTTYIESSTGVEEGGRTGFTALVVGGLFFLSLLLVPLISAIPQYASYLALVVVGIIMLQGVTDIDWQHPAWAISGGLTITVMPMTASISNGLAAGIMSYPLVKGAMGEADDVSTGQWVLAIAFVAYFAVYFAVDAEMLSF
- a CDS encoding glutaredoxin family protein, translated to MADITMYELPGCPYCAKVRSKLDELDLEYDTIEVPRSHGERTEVEKVSGQTGVPVIVDEANGIDGMNESDDIVEYLEETYGSGAA
- a CDS encoding transcriptional regulator; translated protein: MSRSAMVGNVTAMLEDAGFVVSDRCAIRPKSFDIAARRGEDLLLVKILANIDAFNEATGHEMRRLGTYLRATPLVIGLRSRDEDLKPDVTYFRHGVPVLSPDTAYNLFIEEVPPLIYAAPGGLYVNIDGDLLADEREDRDWSLGQLASELGVSRRTVSKYEDGMNASVEVALELQDLFDAPLTSPVDVLEGADDVHESEATPDDPEADPDDEQVVAVFTRAGYSVHPTARSPFTAVSEDEDDSDVVLTGHSEFTKAAEKRARIMSSIGHVTRTRSVYVVDRAKQDNVDGTALVERDELDDLRDADELRDVIRERADYEEAA